AACCATGCCAACAATTGAACCAGCCTGGGCAAGCATCATCTTGACCGGCCGGAAGGGAGTGATGTGGACTTCAGCAAGTGCTGACGGATTGGTCTTTGCTAAAAGTGCCACCTCGCCGAGATCGTTCAGCGCCTGATGAGCATGTTCAACAGTTTCCTCAGGAACCGCGAACCCTTTTGCAACCGCTTCCCTGACAACACCTTCACCGACACCGATACGCATCTCTTCCAGCATCAGCCTGGCAAGATACCTGCCTTCAAGAGGGGACGCGTTGGAAAACAGATACTGGGCGGAACGCATCCGTTCCTGCTGGGATTTTCTGCCGGAGGTGTTTGCCATCTGCACAAACCGCGAGTGCACGTCAAGCAGTTCAAGCTCTTCGGAGAAGAACATCGTCTGTTCCCGCTTCTCCAGAAGTCCTTCGACAACTCTGCCGGTATCGCCGGAACTGTTGATGGCTGAAACTACCGTTTCCCGTTTTTTGCCGATAACGTAAGCAAGCGCTTCATACAAAAGTCCGGGACCAAAACCGAGTTTTTCGGCCGACCAGTCTGGGAAAATTTTCCCGCGGGAAAATCTGACAAAAATCGGGAGGTCGTCTGCTGATAGGGTTGGAAACACCTCGGCTAAAAGATCAGCCATGGCAAGACGCGAGGAGGTTTTTTCTATGGTATCACAGAGCTCTGCGAATTCACGAAACAGCATGATATCTACCTAAATTCTGAACCGGACAAGCCGCTGCTCCCGGTATCCGGTGAGTTGATCGCTGACAAAAATCTGTGCACCTGATTCGCCTGCGGCATCCTCAGCAGACTCGCGGGCAAGGTTTGGACGGTTGTAGTTCTCTGACAGATGGGCGAGGGCGATCACCCCGACCTCGTTTGCGAGATCTGCCACAACCGCGGAGGAGTCCTCGTTGGAGAGATGGCCGTCGTCGCGGATGCGGTCTTTGAGATACCGCGGGTATAACCTCAGAACCTGCCGGTTGCCGCAGCAGTTTGCGCCGCATCTCCGACATTCTCCGCATTCAGGGAACCGGTCGGTCTGCATGGCCGGGGAGCAATAGTTGCTTTCCAGCACCACCGCATCGCATTCGCGAAGAATGTCAAGCATTGCAGGCGTCACCTCATGCGTGTCAAGGCAGACGCCGATGCGGGACTCGCCGTCGTCGACGACAAAACCCGAAGGCTCTGCTGCGTCATGATAGGTTCGAAACGCGGTGATGCTCAGACTTCCAAGCGTAGACGCAATTTTATCACGGCACTGAACAAGTTCGGCAGACTGCGGAACAAAACCTCCGCGAACTGATGCATCAAGGGTTCCTCCGGTTGCATAGATCGGAATATGCATCGCTTTCACAAATGCTTTTGCCGAGCGGACATGATCGGAGTGTTCGTGCGTGAGGCAGAGCGCACGAACGCGGGTCGTATCCAGACGAAGGTCTTCGAGCGTACGCTTCAGATACCCGACGCCGGCATCAACCACAATCGCATCCGTATCGTTGCCGATGTAGATGCTGTTCCCTTTGCTTCCGCTTGCGAGCAGCACGCACTCCATTGTATACTCATTGGTGCTTCTCAAAGAAGAATCTGCAGGCTGAAGGCATGCGTTCCGTTTTTCCGTGGGCGTAGCTACGAAGCAGTGAGCAGAGCTCCAAACATCATCACAAAATCACGAATAAAAAAAAAGATTTGGAAGGGATCAGAGTTTAGATCATATCCTCTTCGCCGGTATCCGGCCAGCAGGTCACACCCTTGCTGTTGGAAATACTCTCCGGCGTGAAAATTGGCTCTTCAACACCGTTTGCCTTCTGATCGAAGTAGTCTTTGAGTGCCTCAAAGGCATGCTTACTGAGAATCAGCAGCACTCCCATGTTGAAGATACCCATCAGTGCCTGGAACGTGTCTGCCATATCCCATGCAAGACCCATCGACATCATGGATGCAACAAACACCATGGCGACGATTGCCACACGCAGGATGACGATTGCCTCCTTACGCTGGGTAATGAACTTCGCGTTTGCCTCACTCATCGAGTAGTAGCTGATCAGACTGCTGAATGCGAAGACCAGCATAAAGATTGCAATCACATATGGACCTGCCGCACCAAGGAACGTTGAACTCATTGCTTCCTGCACGAGAACTGCGCCGCTTGACGGGATGTTTGCATAGTCAGGGTAGGCAACGTTGGTGTAGATAAGAACTACAAATGCAGTTGCGGAACAGACAACCAGCGTGTCAATTAACACACCAACTGACTGGATAAGACCCTGCTTGACCGGGTGCTTCACATGTGCCGAGGAGGAAACGTTTGGAATCGAACCGATACCAGCCTCGTTGGAGAAGACACCACGCTTCAGACCCCACATGATAGCAGCACCAATTCCTCCGCCCACGAATGCCTGTACACCAAAGGCGTAGGAGAAGATGGTCTCGATAACAAGGGATACCTGAGTAAAGTTCACGAGAACAATCACTGCACAGAGGATCATCCACAGCATTGCCATTGCCGGCACCATCCACACAGATGCTCTGGCAACACGCTTGATACCGCCAAAGATGATGACTGCGGCAAGCACGGTCATGATAACTGCAAAGACGAGCTGGTCAGTGCCGAATGCATTGGAAAATGCAATGGTTGCCGTGTTGGCCTGGACACCAATAAACATCAGACCGTACGTGAAGATAATTAAAATCGCGATAAAGGCAGCGAACTTCGGCTTGCCCAGACCGTTTCTGATATAGTATGCCGGACCTCCGTGGAAGAGTCCGTCCTCTTTCTTCTCTTTATAGATCTGACCAATCGTACACTCGACGAAACTGGTCGCAGCACCGATAAAGGCGAAGACCCACATCCAGAACACTGCTCCCGGACCTCCGGATACGATAGCAACCGCCACACCAGCGATGTTACCGACACCAATACGGGCACCCATACTGACACAGAATGCCTGGAAGGAAGAGATGGTCTGTTTACTTCTTTTTTCTCGAATACCGGTAAAGGCGAGTCTACACGCCTCACCAAGACGGTTCAGCTGAACACCATTGGATTTGATGGTGAAGTATAGACCGATACCGATCAAAAATACAAACGCAAGATACCAAGCGTAGGTATTTATGACACCGTTAACCGAAGTAACGGCGTCATTGAGCGCCTCCAAAAAACTCATGCCTTAAATGTTTTCTTATTGTGACATAAATACGTATGTATTTCATATTTGCCTTAATAATCGCACAAAAAAGTATTTAGAAGGAATCCATGGAGATTCCGCCGAAATCTTCGGACTTGACCGGCGTCGTGATGCCGAATGCGGACTGACCGGCCCACGGTTCAAGAGAGTTGGCGGATTCTGCCATATAATCCAGAATGTCGATGGAGAGTTCGCGTTTTTCTTTGCTTGCACGCATCTGTTCCATCAGGAAGCGCATCTTTTCAGGACTTTCTCCTCTGAGTTTGGCAAGCGACATCACACACATGTAAATGCGGGTAAGATTCCTGTCAGTACCGGTGATGGTATCGAAGAATGCCCGTAAGACCTGTGCCTGATACACCTCGCTGCCCATAGTTACTCTACCTTTGCATCTAAAAGATAATATAGGTTACCGTTATTTTGCCGTGCTGACAATCCTGATGACATCGCCGGTCTTGAGTTCGGTACTGTCTTTGATCCGCATTTTGGTGCGGGCATCGACCGCATACAGGAAACCGTTGCCGATATCGGTGTGGACTTTGTATGCAAGGTCTTTGGGAGTGGAGCCTTTTGGCATCAGGAACGCATCAGGAAGCACGACACCTTTTGCATTGCAGTATTTGCCGTCATCCTCTACAGGGTAGACAACAATCATGCCGATCTCATCGAAGACAAGTTTGTTGAGAGTTTCCTGAACTCCGGTGCTGCCAAGTTTTTTCATGTTCTCCGCAATCATGGTGAGCGCTTTTACCTGATTTGCGGAAAGTTTTGCACCTTCAATTGGGGCAAAGGTTTTGTCGCCCGGGAGATAACGGAGAAGTTTTGCCTGTGCTGCGGACTTGAGTGCCAGCTCTCCTGCGGCAATAGTCGGGACTGCGCCGAGTTCAGCCAGGGAAGCAAGGTTTGCTTCAGGTGCCTGATCAGCTTTGTTTGCTGCAAGGATCATGGGCTTTGAGACATAGAGAAGGACCTCGCACATCTTTTCGATGTCCTCAGGCGACGCCTTTGCAAGGTTGATGCCGGTTTCGTCAACCGCCTCACGGATCTGAATTGCATTGATGCGAAGTCCGGCAAGAGCTCCTGCAAGGAGATCGATTAAGACCTGTTCTTTGCCCTGTGCCTGCCGGACAAGTTTTGCGAGATGTTTGTCAACGATACCTGCCATCCACATGGCAAACTCGTACTTCAGGAACGCGACATCCTCGCGTGGATCGCGTGTTCCGATGTCAACCGGGTTTCCTTCAGCATCAGTACTGCCGGAGGCGTCAACGACCTGAATGATACCGTCAGCTTCACGGAGATTGTCGAGGAACTGGTTGCCAAGACCGCGGCCGAGATGGGCGTCCGGAACGAGCCCTGCAACGTCAAGGAGTTCGACCGGAATAAACCGGACGCCGTCAACGCATGAGGTGCAGTTGTCAATGCCAAGCTCTTTGCAGGGGCAGGGAGAACGCACGTAGGCAACACCTTTGTTTGCGTCAATCGTGGTGAAAGGATAGTTGGCAATCTCTACGTTTGCGAGGGTGAGCGACTTGAAGAAGGTCGATTTCCCGCAGTTTGGTTTTCCGGCAAGGGCAAGAAGAAGCATTTTTTAATTCACCTGAAGTATTTTTTCAGCAGAGTCCGTGTCCGGTATTTTTTCTGCCGGTATCTTTGAGATATCTGTAGGTTATGCAGACAGATGTATCTTTTGTACTTGCAATGGTTAACGGGGCACGGGATTTTTGGTAATATCTCTCAATCATTTATCTAATAGATGCATATGAGATGAGTATGAACGTCAAGTATCGGATGCCTTCACTTCCATTATTATTTGGATCGATTGTTCTGTCGTTTGCGGCAGCCGCTGCCGGATCGCTGGTGACGATTACCGGTACCGGATCATGGTTTATGACAGAGCTGATAAAGCCCGAATGGCAGCCCCCGAACTATCTGTTCGGTCCGGTCTGGACGGTTTTGTACTTCCTGATGGGAATTGCCCTGGCATTTGTTCTTGCAGAAGGAATGAAACGGCGGGATGTGCAGATTGCGACTGTGGTGTTTCTGGTACAGCTTGTTCTGAATGTTTTGTGGTCGTACCTTTTCTTCGGCTGGCATCTTCTTGGTGCAGCAGCGGCAGAGATCGTTGTCCTCTGGATACTGATTGCAGCAACGATGTGGCTGTTCTACAAAATCAGGCCGGTTGCTGCATATTTACTGATCCCGTACTTAGCATGGGTGACGTTTGCCACGTATCTCACAGTAGTTATCTGGATGCTGAACTGAAAATATCAGTTCAGCTCCTGCACTTTTTTCAAAACCTCTGCTGCATGACCACGGGCTTTGACTTTGTTCCATGCGGCAAGAATTTTTCCCGACCCGTCAATGATGAATGTGCTCCGGTCAACTCCCATGTACTCGCGGCCGTAGAGTTTTTTCGAAATCCAGACGCCGAGTCCTTCGATGGCAGCATGATCTGGATCAGAGAGGAGAGGGACGGTGAGCTCCTGTTTTTCGATGAACTTCTGATGACTTTTCACGCTGTCCTGACTAATGCCGTATACTTTGACACCGAGTGTGGTAAATTCCGGCAGAAGGTCTGAGAACTCCTTTGCTTCAAGAGTGCATCCCGAGGTGTTGTCTTTTGGATAAAAGTAGAGGACGGTGAGTGCAGACCCGTCAGGAAGGCAGACCTTGTTCTCTGAAGAGTCCTGAATGCAGAAGGGTGGGATCGTGTCGTTTACACCAAGTGACATGATTCTCTGTTGGAGAAGAGAAAGGATAAAGCGTTGGTTTCCGGCGGAGTTAGATGAACAAAACACTGCAAAAGAAGAATCAATTAGGAGTCTTATAGTTTAGTTAAAGAGCCGTTGGAGGGACTTGAACCCTCGACCTGCTGATTACGAATCAGCCGCTATACCGCTAAGCCACAACGGCACAGAAAATGTGCTTTAACAAATTGAGTGTAAAACAATAAATAAGTTATCCGCCTCTCTTTGGGAGAGGCCGGAGAAAACCGGTTTTACGAGTACCCGCGCAGAGTAAATCCATCCGATGCTGAGTCCTGAGAAGCGGCGGATGCAATTGAACCGAACTTTTCCTCATAATCATTCACACTCTTTTGCAGAGCCATCAGCAGTTTTTTTGCATGCGTTGGGCTGATGGAGACGATCGCCTTTGCCTTTGCCTGATTCACTGCCGGTAGCTGGTGAAGAAACATCATTGTAAACTCATCATCTTTGAATGCAATCTGAATCATATTGCTGTAAACCGGATCAAGATTCTGGGGAATCTGGACATTAATCTCATTACCCGTCATAAAACTATAATACTATAGGCATGGATCTTATCTTATAGACTTGGGTATGACCTTGCCGCAAATCACGGTAAGCGAGCTGGTCAGATGCAGTCGCTGTCCGCTCCAGCTCTACCTTGCCAGATCAGATTCTCCCGAATTCATCGAACCGCACAGCTACAGCATTGCAAAACAGATTGCAGCACACCTCGGAGGTCCGTTGATCCTTGAAGAAATATGGGATGAACTGACAACGGTCCGCCCGGATGCCGGGGACGCCGAGTACCAGCTGCTTGCATCAATGATTGAAGCCTGCGACAAAACAGACTGGCAGACCGCAGTTCGGACAGATGTTATCGTTTCCTCGGAAAAATACGGTATCACCGGTCGTGTTGACCGGCTCTTTGACGACAGCTTCGCAGTAGTGAAGAGCAGTGAAGCACCGCCAAGCGGCATTTATGCGAGTGACCGGCTGCGTGTTACGGCTTACGCACTCTGCCTGGAAGAGGAGTACAAAAGATCATTTACCGGAACGGTTGAGTATCTCG
The genomic region above belongs to Methanorbis furvi and contains:
- a CDS encoding MBL fold metallo-hydrolase; this translates as MECVLLASGSKGNSIYIGNDTDAIVVDAGVGYLKRTLEDLRLDTTRVRALCLTHEHSDHVRSAKAFVKAMHIPIYATGGTLDASVRGGFVPQSAELVQCRDKIASTLGSLSITAFRTYHDAAEPSGFVVDDGESRIGVCLDTHEVTPAMLDILRECDAVVLESNYCSPAMQTDRFPECGECRRCGANCCGNRQVLRLYPRYLKDRIRDDGHLSNEDSSAVVADLANEVGVIALAHLSENYNRPNLARESAEDAAGESGAQIFVSDQLTGYREQRLVRFRI
- a CDS encoding alanine/glycine:cation symporter family protein, with product MSFLEALNDAVTSVNGVINTYAWYLAFVFLIGIGLYFTIKSNGVQLNRLGEACRLAFTGIREKRSKQTISSFQAFCVSMGARIGVGNIAGVAVAIVSGGPGAVFWMWVFAFIGAATSFVECTIGQIYKEKKEDGLFHGGPAYYIRNGLGKPKFAAFIAILIIFTYGLMFIGVQANTATIAFSNAFGTDQLVFAVIMTVLAAVIIFGGIKRVARASVWMVPAMAMLWMILCAVIVLVNFTQVSLVIETIFSYAFGVQAFVGGGIGAAIMWGLKRGVFSNEAGIGSIPNVSSSAHVKHPVKQGLIQSVGVLIDTLVVCSATAFVVLIYTNVAYPDYANIPSSGAVLVQEAMSSTFLGAAGPYVIAIFMLVFAFSSLISYYSMSEANAKFITQRKEAIVILRVAIVAMVFVASMMSMGLAWDMADTFQALMGIFNMGVLLILSKHAFEALKDYFDQKANGVEEPIFTPESISNSKGVTCWPDTGEEDMI
- a CDS encoding redox-regulated ATPase YchF, whose translation is MLLLALAGKPNCGKSTFFKSLTLANVEIANYPFTTIDANKGVAYVRSPCPCKELGIDNCTSCVDGVRFIPVELLDVAGLVPDAHLGRGLGNQFLDNLREADGIIQVVDASGSTDAEGNPVDIGTRDPREDVAFLKYEFAMWMAGIVDKHLAKLVRQAQGKEQVLIDLLAGALAGLRINAIQIREAVDETGINLAKASPEDIEKMCEVLLYVSKPMILAANKADQAPEANLASLAELGAVPTIAAGELALKSAAQAKLLRYLPGDKTFAPIEGAKLSANQVKALTMIAENMKKLGSTGVQETLNKLVFDEIGMIVVYPVEDDGKYCNAKGVVLPDAFLMPKGSTPKDLAYKVHTDIGNGFLYAVDARTKMRIKDSTELKTGDVIRIVSTAK
- a CDS encoding TspO/MBR family protein, which produces MNVKYRMPSLPLLFGSIVLSFAAAAAGSLVTITGTGSWFMTELIKPEWQPPNYLFGPVWTVLYFLMGIALAFVLAEGMKRRDVQIATVVFLVQLVLNVLWSYLFFGWHLLGAAAAEIVVLWILIAATMWLFYKIRPVAAYLLIPYLAWVTFATYLTVVIWMLN
- a CDS encoding peroxiredoxin; the encoded protein is MSLGVNDTIPPFCIQDSSENKVCLPDGSALTVLYFYPKDNTSGCTLEAKEFSDLLPEFTTLGVKVYGISQDSVKSHQKFIEKQELTVPLLSDPDHAAIEGLGVWISKKLYGREYMGVDRSTFIIDGSGKILAAWNKVKARGHAAEVLKKVQELN
- a CDS encoding DUF3467 domain-containing protein, which codes for MTGNEINVQIPQNLDPVYSNMIQIAFKDDEFTMMFLHQLPAVNQAKAKAIVSISPTHAKKLLMALQKSVNDYEEKFGSIASAASQDSASDGFTLRGYS
- a CDS encoding CRISPR-associated protein Cas4, which produces MTLPQITVSELVRCSRCPLQLYLARSDSPEFIEPHSYSIAKQIAAHLGGPLILEEIWDELTTVRPDAGDAEYQLLASMIEACDKTDWQTAVRTDVIVSSEKYGITGRVDRLFDDSFAVVKSSEAPPSGIYASDRLRVTAYALCLEEEYKRSFTGTVEYLGSGTIRRLGPTTPSDRRAFLAALRAAENIFRGEIPKPLRGSRCLSCEYHERCKETEHPRSLFDKLYRRG